One window of Triticum dicoccoides isolate Atlit2015 ecotype Zavitan chromosome 5A, WEW_v2.0, whole genome shotgun sequence genomic DNA carries:
- the LOC119297097 gene encoding putative glutaredoxin-C14: MDRVMKLVSERAVVIFTLSSCCMCHTVARLFCDLGVNALVHELDQDPRGKEMERALLKMLGKGPSVPVVFIGGKLVGGTNRVMSMHLSGELVPMLRNAGALWL; encoded by the coding sequence ATGGATCGCGTGATGAAGCTGGTGTCGGAGAGAGCGGTGGTGATCTTCACCCTGAGCTCCTGCTGCATGTGCCACACCGTGGCGCGGCTCTTCTGCGACCTGGGTGTCAATGCACTGGTGCACGAGCTAGACCAAGACCCCAGGGGAAAGGAGATGGAGAGAGCTCTCCTCAAGATGCTCGGAAAAGGCCCGTCTGTTCCAGTGGTGTTCATCGGCGGGAAGCTTGTCGGCGGGACAAACAGGGTCATGTCCATGCATCTCAGCGGCGAGCTAGTCCCAATGCTGAGGAATGCAGGTGCCCTCTGGCTATAG